The Dehalococcoidales bacterium genome has a segment encoding these proteins:
- a CDS encoding alpha/beta fold hydrolase, giving the protein MVEREVEFEVADVNFSATVALPQSEGNFPGVVLIPGSGQVDRDENAKGYPINAFKEIAHFLAENNIASLRYDKRGVGKSEGDYWGTGFYDNIADVSAILSYFRDYKRINSSKLFLLGHSEGAIISSRMAGTGTDVAGIILLAGSCQKGEDLLKWQSRQIVKGLKGFNAWLIKTFRIDVAKAQQKQIDIIKKSTKDSFRIQLINKINAKWMREFLEYNPADDFPNIKCPILAITGEKDIQVDPADLEKMAKLATTDFESHILPDITHLLRAEKGEPSIAAYKKQLSMPVDKEILDLILDWLKKRV; this is encoded by the coding sequence ATGGTAGAGCGCGAAGTAGAATTTGAGGTCGCTGATGTTAATTTCTCCGCTACCGTTGCTTTACCGCAATCGGAAGGCAATTTCCCGGGTGTGGTTTTGATTCCCGGTTCCGGTCAGGTGGACAGGGATGAAAACGCCAAAGGATATCCGATAAATGCCTTTAAAGAAATTGCCCATTTTCTGGCGGAAAACAATATAGCCAGTTTGCGATACGATAAAAGGGGGGTGGGGAAGAGTGAGGGGGATTACTGGGGAACCGGATTCTACGATAATATTGCCGATGTTTCTGCAATTCTTTCATATTTCAGGGATTATAAGAGAATTAATTCCTCCAAATTATTTTTACTGGGGCACAGCGAGGGAGCAATTATCTCATCAAGGATGGCAGGAACCGGAACCGACGTTGCGGGGATAATTCTGCTTGCCGGAAGCTGCCAAAAGGGTGAAGATTTACTGAAGTGGCAGTCCCGGCAAATAGTAAAGGGGCTGAAAGGCTTTAACGCTTGGTTAATTAAGACCTTTCGCATTGATGTTGCCAAGGCGCAGCAGAAACAAATTGATATAATCAAAAAATCAACCAAAGACAGTTTTAGGATTCAGTTGATAAACAAAATAAATGCCAAATGGATGCGGGAGTTTTTGGAATACAACCCTGCCGATGACTTCCCAAATATCAAATGCCCCATACTGGCAATAACAGGTGAAAAAGATATACAAGTTGACCCCGCGGATTTGGAAAAGATGGCAAAACTGGCAACAACCGATTTTGAAAGCCATATCCTGCCCGATATTACCCATTTATTAAGAGCGGAAAAGGGCGAACCATCGATAGCTGCCTATAAAAAACAGCTGTCTATGCCTGTTGATAAAGAGATATTAGATTTAATTCTCGATTGGTTAAAAAAGAGGGTTTAA